A window of Macrotis lagotis isolate mMagLag1 chromosome X, bilby.v1.9.chrom.fasta, whole genome shotgun sequence contains these coding sequences:
- the LOC141503472 gene encoding LOW QUALITY PROTEIN: radial spoke head protein 4 homolog A-like (The sequence of the model RefSeq protein was modified relative to this genomic sequence to represent the inferred CDS: inserted 2 bases in 1 codon), producing the protein MKIQSGGPAWKGAPRRSRPRRRSKTGLNLYDHLCKILTRILDERPENIVDIIETISLDVKKTHFYKKLDTMQDEHEVPLAYELAEKQKVLLLQGNLEGDQEQEDEIFNLVSEAETPLPNIMESAFYFEQAGVGLSTDETYRIFLAFKQLTDTLPVHTCHFWGKILGLESNYIVAEVEFREGEDEEEIDEEDIIEESEADEDEEDELPKSSYKGPQVIPKEENRTGANKYTYFVCSEPGRPWMRLPSVTPAQIVIPRRIKKFFTGRLDAAVISYPPFPGNESNYLRAQIARISAGTHISPLGFYHFGEEGEEEEVVEGGRDNYERNPDFEGIQVIELVESLSNWVHHKQHILLQRRCNWFNPMQKNEVGEEEEEEVEDEEVEVEEKKVRXNTEQEMGPPLLTPISEDLGISYTLEFKKLL; encoded by the exons ATGAAGATACAG TCTGGGGGGCCGGCGTGGAAGGGCGCGCCCAGGCGCAGCAGGCCCAGGCGCCGCAGCAAGACCGGCCTGAATCTATATGATCATCTTTGCAAGATACTGACTAGAATTTTAGATGAACGCCCTGAGAATATTGTTGACATCATTGAAACTATCAGTCTGGatgtcaagaagactcatttttataagaaattgGACACAATGCAAGATGAACATGAGGTACCTTTGGCATATGAACTAGCAGAGAAGCAAAAGGTCCTTCTTCTCCAAGGGAATTTAGAAGGTGATCAAGAACAGGAAGATGAAATATT TAACCTAGTATCAGAGGCAGAAACCCCTCTTCCAAATATAATGGAATCAGCTTTCTATTTTGAACAAGCTGGAGTTGGTTTAAGTACAGATGAAACCTACCGCATTTTTCTTGCCTTCAAACAACTCACAGACACACTACCAGTACATACATGCCATTTCTGGGGGAAAATCTTGGGTCTAGAAAGTAATTACATCGTGGCCGAAGTGGAATTTCGTGAaggggaagatgaggaggagaTAGATGAAGAAGATATcattgaagaaagtgaggctgatgaagatgaggaagatgaaTTGCCCAAGTCTTCTTACAAGGGCCCACAAGTGataccaaaagaagaaaacagaacagGTGCCAACAAATACACCTACTTTGTATGCAGTGAGCCAGGAAGGCCTTGGATGAGGTTACCCTCAGTGACACCTGCACAAATTGTTATTCCAAGGAGAATCAAGAAATTTTTCACTGGTCGGTTAGACGCTGCTGTCATTAGTTATCCCCCCTTTCCAGGAAATGAGAGTAATTACTTGCGGGCACAAATTGCTCGAATTTCAGCAGGAACCCATATTAGCCCTTTAGGTTTCTACCATTTTGGAGAAGAAGGTGAAGAAGAGGAGGTGGTAGAAGGAGGAAGGGATAATTATGAGAGGAATCCTGATTTTGAAGGCATCCAAGTGATTGAGCTAGTAGAATCCCTTTCCAACTGGGTTCATCATAAGCAACATATTCTACTTCAGCGCCGATGTAACTGGTTTAACCCCATGCAAAAAAATGAAgtaggggaagaggaagaggaggaagttgaagatgaagaagtagaagtagaagaaaaaaaagtcag taacACTGAACAAGAAATGGGGCCTCCTCTTCTGACTCCAATCTCTGAAGATTTAGGTATTTCATATACTCTAGAGTTCAAAAAATTACTATGA